The Echeneis naucrates chromosome 10, fEcheNa1.1, whole genome shotgun sequence genome has a window encoding:
- the LOC115049632 gene encoding non-histone chromosomal protein HMG-14A-like — protein MPKRKGTEAGEKEEPQRRSARLSAKPAPPKPEPKVKKAAKKEKAVNDKKEDKKTKKAKENAEAEANEENHSENGEAKTNEVEAAPEEAKEEAKSE, from the exons ATGCCCAAGAGAAAG GGAACAGAAGcaggagaaaaggaggag cCCCAGAGGAGATCAGCTCGGTTATCAGCG AAACCGGCCCCACCCAAGCCGGAACCAAAGGTCAAGAAGGCAGCAAAG AAAGAAAAGGCTGTGAACGATAAGAAGGAGGACAAGAAGACCAAGAAGGCAAAGGAGAATGCAGAGGCAGAGGCAAATGAGGAAAACCACTCTGAGAATGGCGAGGCCAAGACCAATGAG GTGGAGGCAGCCCCCGAGGAGGCCAAGGAGGAGGCCAAGTCCGAGTAG
- the tent5d gene encoding terminal nucleotidyltransferase 5C, translated as MTAGRYGNCVTLRAVGGENKSVRTRFGPHFSTTRRLNSARMNSRADSSLVYLRRDGSASAPSRARDSPTHTVDLRLCGYFRFYSAAKTGASRSFKSHSNSCDLDSSMSETKSSQRFHSLNAEQVEVLHQVLSEVVPIHGRGNFPTLELRPRDIIMAVRARLQKQGITVRDVRLNGSTASHVLVRDNGTSYKDLDIIFGVELPSQEEFQVIKESVLGCLLDCLPAGVNRERISSATMKEAYVQKMVKVFNEHDRWSLISLSNNSGKNLELKFVSALRRQFEFSVDSFQIILDRLLESYMQQESQNKSNTIDVLAESMYGDFEAAMDHLRYRLIATRNPEEIRGGGLLKYSNLLVRDYRPASETQIKTLERYMCSRFFIDFPDVQEQQRKILSYLKNHFIGEERSKYQYLMTLRRVVDDSTVCLMGHERRQTLNMITVLALKVLGEQNIIPNTDHVTCFYQPAPYLAEHSAPYLAEASYCSYYIPQGGSTLLYQPYPLHLSTQT; from the exons ATGACGGCAGGTCGCTATGGAAACTGCGTTACGCTCCGGGCAGTCGGAGGAGAAAACAAGAGCGTGAGGACTCGTTTCGGTCCTCATTTCAGCACCACGCGCCGCCTGAACAGCGCCCGAATGAACTCGCGCGCAGACTCCAGCCTCGTTTACCTCAGAAGAGACGGATCCGCATCAGCACCGAGCCGGGCCAGGGACTCCCCCACTCACACCGTGGACCTGAGGCTCTGTGGATACTTTAGGTTTTATTCCGCTGCCAAGACAGGAGCCAGTCGCTCCTTCAAAAGCCACAGCAACAG TTGTGATCTG GACAGCAGCATGTCTGAAACCAAATCCAGCCAGCGGTTCCACAGTCTGAATGCTGAGCAGGTTGAGGTTCTCCATCAAGTTCTGTCGGAGGTGGTTCCAATTCACGGACGTGGGAACTTTCCCACATTGGAGTTGCGTCCTCGAGACATCATCATGGCTGTGCGGGCCAGGCTGCAGAAACAGGGAATAACAGTGAGAGATGTTCGTCTGAACGGCTCTACGGCCAGCCACGTCCTTGTCCGAGACAATGGAACAAGCTACAAAGACCTGGACATCATCTTTGGAGTGGAGCTGCCCAGTCAGGAGGAGTTCCAG GTAATCAAAGAGTCAGTGCTTGGCTGCTTGCTGGACTGCCTACCTGCCGGGGTCAACAGGGAGCGGATCAGCAGTGCAACAATGAAGGAGGCCTATGTCCAGAAAATGGTCAAGGTCTTCAATGAACATGACCGCTGGAGCCTCATCTCACTTTCTAACAACAGTGGCAAAAACTTGGAGCTTAAATTTGTGAGTGCTTTGAGGAGGCAGTTTGAGTTCAGTGTCGACTCCTTCCAGATCATTCTGGATCGTCTCCTGGAGTCGTACATGCAGCAGGAGTCACAGAATAAAAGTAATACTATTGAT GTCCTAGCAGAGAGCATGTATGGTGACTTTGAGGCAGCCATGGACCACCTTCGCTACCGGCTTATTGCCACTAGGAACCCAGAGGAGATTCGAGGTGGTGGCTTGTTGAAATACAGTAACCTGTTAGTCAGGGACTATAGACCGGCCAGTGAGACTCAGATAAAGACCCTGGAGCGCTACATGTGCTCACGCTTTTTCATTGATTTCCCTGAcgtgcaggagcagcagaggaagatcCTGTCCTACTTGAAGAACCACTTCATCGGCGAAGAAAGAAGCAAGTACCAGTACCTGATGACGCTGCGTCGAGTGGTAGACGACAGCACAGTGTGTCTGATGGGACATGAGAGGCGTCAGACACTGAATATGATTACAGTGCTGGCGTTGAAGGTTTTAGGAGAGCAGAACATTATCCCTAACACAGACCATGTCACGTGCTTCTACCAGCCTGCCCCATACCTTGCAGAGCACAGTGCCCCCTATCTTGCAGAAGCAAGCTATTGCAGCTACTACATACCCCAGGGGGGATCAACTCTGCTTTACCAACCTTACCCCTTACACCTGAGCACACAGACTTGA
- the LOC115049936 gene encoding charged multivesicular body protein 1b-2-like: protein MEKHLFNLKFAAKELQRNSKKCDKEEKADKIKVKQAIQKGDVEAARIHAENAIRQKHQSINFLRMSVLLMPSRVQTAVTMNQVSKARSGVVKSMDATLKSIDLEKISALMDKFENQYETLDVQTVQMEDTMGSTTTLTTPQLPRNDVDMLLHEMADEAGLDLNLELPSGQTSSLDSSVASTEQDELS, encoded by the exons ATGGAGA AGCACTTGTTCAACCTCAAGTTTGCTGCAAAGGAGCTGCAGCGCAACTCTAAGAAATGTGACAAAGAGGAAAAGGCAGACAAGATTAAAGTGAAG CAGGCCATCCAGAAGGGTGATGTGGAGGCAGCCAGGATCCACGCAGAGAATGCCATCCGCCAGAAGCACCAGTCCATTAACTTCCTGAGGATGAGCGTCCTGTTGATGCCGTCCAGAGTGCAGACTGCTGTCACTATGAACCAG GTGTCTAAAGCCAGGTCTGGGGTCGTCAAGAGTATGGATGCTACACTAAAAAGCATTGACCTGGAGAAG ATATCCGCTTTAATGGACAAGTTTGAAAACCAATATGAAACCCTTGACGTGCAGACAGTTCAGATGGAAGACACAATGGGCAGCACAACAACTTTGACAACGCCTCAGCTACCACGC AACGATGTGGATATGCTTTTGCATGAGATGGCTGATGAAGCAGG CTTGGATTTGAACCTTGAGCTTCCTTCAGGCCAGACTTCTTCCCTGGACTCATCTGTGGCCTCAACAGAGCAG GATGAGCTCTCCTAG